From the Alkalibacter saccharofermentans DSM 14828 genome, the window GAATAATTAAGGAGTTAATCGGGTTGAAATCGATACCACACAACAGGGGGGAGTATTTTGATTATTATTGGTGAAAAAATCAATGGAGCAATTCCGGTAGTCAAGAAGGCTATTGAAGAAAGGGACGCTGAGTTTATTCGGGAAAGGGCTGTAAAGCAGGCGGAAGCCGGAGCGGATTTCATAGATGTCTGCGCTTCTACTGCACCGGACAAAGAAGTGGAAACCTTGAAATGGTTGATAGAAATAGTACAGGGAGCTGTAGATACGCCTGTTTGCATAGATAGTCCCAATCCAATGTTCATTAAAGAAGTATTGCCTATAATAAACAAGCCGGGCATGATCAATTCGGTGAATCTGGAAAAGGTAGAAGGATCAGATAAAGACAAATGCGACGTAATATTTCCTTTGATGAAGGACAATGAGTGGCAGGTGATAGCCTTGACATGCGATAGCGTCAACGGAACACCAAGAGATGTTCCAACCAGAGTTGAAATATCAAAGAAGATAATTGAAAAAGCAGCAGGATACGGAATAACTCCAGACAGGATACACATCGACCCATTGGTCATGGCACTATCCACTGACAACAACTCACTGCTTAACTTTGTAAAAGCAATGAAGGAAGTGAAGGCCATTTATCCTACAGTTAAGTTTACATCCGGACTTAGCAATATATCTTTCGGAATGCCCTCAAGAAAAATCATCAATCAAAATTTTATGACTCTTGCAATATACGAGGGAATGGATTCGGCTATAATGGATCCGTTGAACAAGGAAATAATGGGAGCGATTTATGCTACAGAAGCTCTATTGGGAAGAGACAGGCACACCAGAAAATATAACACTGCAGTTCGAAAAGGCAGAATATAAAACACCAGAAGATGTTAAAACAGACCGGTTATATTGTTTTAATGTGCATAAAATTAGTTTGAGGAGGAGTTTAAATGGGGTTCAAGAGCGATATTGAAATTGCACAGGAAGCTGCACCAAAGGACATTAGAGAGATCGCGGCAAAATTGGGTTTGAATGAAGAAAATCTGGATTTGTACGGAAAGTACAAGGCAAAGGTCGATATAAATCTGCTTCAGGAGAAGTCAGATAAAAGAGCAAAGCTTATTTTAACGACTGCCATCAACCCAACACCGGCAGGGGAAGGAAAGACTACTACCACTATAGGAGCGGCGGATGCCCTTTCGAGATTGGGCAAAAACGTATTGGTAGCTTTGAGAGAACCATCCCTGGGACCAGTATTTGGCGTAAAAGGCGGAGCGGCAGGAGGGGGATATGCCCAAGTTGTTCCAATGGAAGACATCAACTTGCATTTCACTGGAGATTTCCATGCCATCGGCGCAGCCAACAACCTTTTGGCTGCAATGCTCGACAATCACGTCTTTCAGGGAAATAATCTGGATATAGACGTAAGAAGAGTCGTGTGGCGAAGAGCCGTAGACATGAATGACAGGCAATTGAGGAATATCGTGAACGGGCTCGGAGGAAAAGCCCAGGGAATGCCAAGAGAAGATGGTTTTGATATTACGGTGGCAAGTGAGATAATGGCTATATTTTGTCTATCCAGCGATATTATAAATCTAAAAAACAGATGCGCAAAAATAATAGTCGCGTACAATAGAAAAGGAGAGCCTGTAACAGCGGGAGATCTTAACGCGCAAGGGGCTATGGCGGCTCTTTTAAAAGATGCTTTGAAACCAAATCTGGTACAGACATTGGAAGGAAATCCTGCATTTATTCATGGCGGACCTTTTGCGAACATAGCACATGGATGCAACTCTGTTTTGGCGACAAAGTTCGCAATGAAGTATGCAGATTACGTAGTCACTGAAGCAGGATTTGGAGCTGATTTGGGAGCTGAAAAATTCATAAACATAAAATGCAGGATGACGGATATTAAGCCGGATGCGGTGATAATAGTGGCTACGGTAAAGGCTCTCAAGTACAACGGAGGAGTAGCAAAAACCGATTTGCAGGAAGAAAATTTAGTGGCTCTGGAAAAAGGACTTCCCAACTTGCTTAAACATGTGGAAAACATAACCCAGGTTTTTAAGCTGCCGGCTGTAGTGGCTATAAACAGATTTCCGACAGATACAGAAGCAGAACTCAAGCTTGTTGAAGACAGATGCAGGGAGCTTGGAGTAAACGTCGCTTTGTCAGAAGTTTGGGGAAAAGGTGGAGCAGGTGGAGAGGCATTAGCTAAAGAGCTTATCAGATTGACACAGACTGAAAGCGATATGGAATTCGCATACGATGAGGAAGATTCAATAAAGGATAAGATCAGAAAGGTTGCACAAAAAATTTATGGAGCTGATGATGTCAGCTTTACAGGCAAAGCTGAAAAAGAGATTGCTAACTTTGAAAAACTCGGATTCGGCAAGATGCCTATATGCATGGCGAAAACACAGTATTCCTTAACTGACGATCAAACCATACTGGGAAGACCTAAAGGGTTTACAATAACCGTTAGAGATCTGACCGTATCTGCAGGTGCCGGGTTCATAGTAGTGCTGACTGGAGATGTCATGAAAATGCCCGGGCTCCCCAAAGTACCATCGGCTGAAAAAATCGACGTGGATGAAAACGGCGTGATATCAGGGTTGTTTTAAGACTGACTTATGAAATTCGGAGGTAGAGCATGAAAATGATAGATTATTCCTGTGTGAGGTTCATGGATGAGCTTGCATCGAAAAATGCAGTTCCGGGAGGAGGAGGCGCGGCCGCCCTCTCCGGTGCAATGGGCACTGCATTGGCAGGCATGGTATGCAACTTGACTACGGGGAAGAAAAAATATGCACAATATGAAGAGGATATTCAAAGAATCATGAAGGAAGCTGATAGGATTCAAAGAGCGCTCCTCGAAATGGTTGATCTGGATGCGGAGAACTTCCTTCCGCTGTCAAAGGCTTACGGACTTCCTAAAGAAACGGAAGAAGAAAAAAAACACAAGGAAGAGATTATGGAAAAATGTCTTGTTCAGGCATGCTCTGTACCGGTAGAGATAGTAAAAAAGTGCTATGAAGCCATTTTGCTCCATGAAGAGCTGGTAGACAAAGGCTCCATGTTGGCTATCAGTGATGTAGGGGTTGGAGTTCAGTGTCTAAGATCAGGAATAATCAGTGCCTGGTTGAATGTACAGATCAATATTAACTCAATAAAAAATCAGGAGTATGTATCAAAGGTGGAAAACGAAGTAAAGCCGTTGCTGTCAAAAGGGATTGAGATTTGCGACGATGTGTACAGCAAGGTGGACAAAAAGCTTGCTAAATAGAATCTGATTTAACGATCCTCCACTTAGCGGTGGAGGATTAAGTTTAAAATTAGTGTTAAAAAAAACACAAACTATTTGATTTCAGGAGGAATAAAATGAGTGAGTTGTTGAGTGGAAAGCTAGTAGCTGAAAGCATAAAAGAAGAGACGGTCAGGGCTGTAGAAGAACTTAAGAAAAGAGGAGTTGAGCCCAAACTAAAGATAATAAGGGTAGGTGAAAACCCCAGTGACCTATCCTACGAAAGAGGAGCACTAAAGAGAATGGCCGGTTGTGATATAAAAACTGAGGTTTTAGAACTTGATCAAGGTATATCACAAGACGACTTTATTGCCGAGTTGGAATTAGTGAACAAGGACGATTCGGTGCATGGAATATTGATTTTCAGACCTTTGCCCAAGCACATAGACGAAAATGTCGTAAAGTATGTCGTAGCTCCTGAAAAGGATGTGGATTGCTTTAGTCCTATCAATGTGGCTAAAGTCATGGAAGGAGATAGATCAGGTTTTGCTCCATGTACGCCTTCAGCGGTCATGGAAATACTTGGCCATTACAATATCGATTTGAATGGAGCCAATACCGTGGTGTTAGGAAGATCCATGGTCGTAGGCAAGCCTGTGAGCATGTTGCTTTTGAAAGAAAATGCCACAGTTACGATTTGCCATTCCAAAACAAAAGATCTTTCAAAGGTAGCTGCAGCTGCTGATATTTTGATCGTTGGGATTGGAAGGGCTAAGATGGTGAATTCTCAGTACGTTAAAGAAGGCGCAATAGTTTTAGATGTTGGAATAAATGTGGACGAAAACGGAAAACTTTGCGGAGATGTAGATTTTGAAGATTGTAAAAACAAAGCCGGCATGATAACACCAGTACCGGGAGGAGTGGGGTCCGTCACAACATCTGTGCTAGCCAAGCATGTCATAAAGGCATGCAAGCTGCAAATCGGGTAATTTTAAAATGGCGTGAAGCAACAGCAAAAGAAGCTTTCAAGGCAGGGTGAGAAGCATGTTTATAGAAACGCACATGCATTTGACGTTAGACGGCATAGATTCAAAAAAATATAGGAATTCATTAAACATCGATTCAAAAACTACTGAAAATATGTTAAGAAAAGTGTTTGAATCATACAAATCCAGGGGCATATTTGCTATAAGAGATGGTGGAGACAACTTAGGACTATATGAGCTGGCTCGTTCAGTTGCCGACGAAGAAGGACTTATTTACAGGACGCCCATTTATGGTATATACAAAAAAGGATATTATGGAAGCATGATTGGCAAGCCGGTAGAAGGACTGGATGAAATAAACAAACACCTTGATGATCTGGCTTTTAAAAAAGCTGATTTTATAAAGATTGTTTTAAGCGGGATGATATCCTTCAAAGAGTATGGAAAGGTTGGAGGAGTAGGGTTTAATAAAAATGAATTTGAGTATTTGGTAAAAAAAGCCCAAGATCTATCCCTTCCTGTGATGGTTCATGCAAACTCTTTCCAAGGAGTACAAATGGCTGCTGAAGCCGGAGTCGATACCATAGAACACGGATATTACCTCTCTGATGAAAATCTTTGTGCTATGAAGGAAAAAAATATAATATGGGTTCCGACATTGGCTCCCCTTGGGAATATACTATATTCAAACGATAAGAGATACAAAAAGGAAAAAAACGTTATAAGAAGAATCTTTGAGCAACAATGCAAAATGATTAAATCCGGCTATGATATGGGTGTTAAAATAGCTGTAGGAAGCGATGCGGGATCTTACAGGGTTTATCACGGATCTGGTTTTTTTGACGAGTTGATATATCTAAACAAGTCGGGAATAGGGAAAGAAGAGTTGATGAGGATTGCATATAAAAACGGAGTATCGGCTTTGAGGATATCCCAAAAGGAGATTGGGGCTGCAGAGGACAGGATTATAGACGAAAGTTAGGTGCAGAGATGGAAAAAAGCATATTTTCCTGGTTTGGATTTTTTATGCCTATAAAAAGAAGGCTTGAACTGATTAAAAAAGTAGGTTTTGACGGAGTTTCACTATGGTGGGAAGATGAGATATCTCCCGAAATCGTAAAGAAAGAAGATATGCCAAGAATGGCTGTAGACAACGGGCTTTTTGTAGAGTACATCCATGCACCCTATAGCGATGTAAACAACTTATGGACTAGGGATGAAAAAGCTAGAGAGAAAACTTTAGAGCGCTATTTTGGGTATGTTGAGGATTGCCATAAACACGGCATAGGCACACTGGTAATGCATTGTAGCGATAAAGAAAATATCGGATTGGATATTGATGCCGGAATCAAAAGCTTTCAGGACTTGGCTGAAAATGCCAAAAGCGGGGATGTTAAAATAGCGGTAGAAAACACCAGAGACGCCAGTCTGGTGGACATGCTGCTGGAGGAGCTCAAGCTTCCAAATTTAGGCCTTTGCTACGACTCGTCACACGATTGGTTAACAGGACAGACTAAAGGACAGCTGTTTGACAAATGGGCGGAAAGGACCTTTACAACTCATTTGTCTGATAACGATGAGTTAAAAGACAGGCACTGGCTTCCCGGTGACGGCCATGTAGATTGGAAGCTGCTCAGGGGAATTTATTCAAAATCCAATCTCCGCTCCTTGTCTATAGAGGTTACAGGAAGCTGTGAGCCCTTTGAGAACCCGGAGGATTTTTTATCTGCTGCCTATGAAAGACTGGAAAGGATTGCAGGTGGGCTATGAAAGTACTCTTGAATATGGTCAATCATAAAAGCAAACTAGACTGGTTTAAATGCGATTGGACTGACTTTGCTGACTTTCTTGAAGAGCAAAGAATGCACGGCTCCGAACTGATATTTCATGACGACTATGATACCGAAAAAATCCCGAAAGAGATAGCCGTGGGAATGCATTTGAAATACTGGCCTACCTGGCTGGATTTTTGGAGGGGCGATGCTTTGTCATTGGAAAGCCAGTTTATGGGCATGGATAATGCAGAGCTTTATTATGGGGGATCTTCACCAGATGCAATTATCGACCAGTATAAAAGAGAGTTTGATACTGCGAAAAAGCTTGAGGTTGATTACGCGGTCTTTCACGTTTCACACGTTGAAGTAGAGCATGCCTTCACTTGGGATTTTACATATTCTGATGAAGAGGTGCTAGATTGCGCTGCAGAACTTGTAAATCGGGCAGCAGGTGAGAAATACCTTGGGTTTGACTTGCTCTTTGAGAACCTTTGGTGGCCGGGTCTGAATTTTAAAAATCCCGATAGCACCTTGGAGTTTATCGACAAGATAAAGTATCCACAAAAAGGGTTTATGCTGGATATTGGCCATTTAATGATAACCAACCCCGACCTTAAGACTTTGGATCAGGCTTGTGATTATATTCAAAACATGCTAGAAAGAAACAAAGTAGTATTGAAAATGATAAAAGGTATTCATCTTAATCAGTCCTTAACAGGTGATTACTTGAAGCAAAGCGTTGAAAGCAAATTAAACGTCATTAGAAGTGCTGATAGCTACTGGGATGTTTTGAATCTAGCAAGGGAGCATATCGGAAACATCGATACACATCTTCCTTTTATCAATCCTAGAATTAATGAAATCCTGGAACTGATAGACCCAAAGTACCTCGTTTACGAATTTTTACCTAAGGATAAATCGGAACTTAAAAATATGATTAAGATTCAAAACAAAGTTCTTGGAAGATAAGAATTAATTTGTTATAATCTGATTAATCGAATATTAGATTTAAGGTGCCCGGAAGGGAGAATAGGGAATCGGATTAAAATTCCGAGCGGACCCGCCACTGTAAGGAGGAGCGTGTGCATCAGCCACTGGAAACGGGAAGGAGCATAACTGCTGTGAGTCCAAGCCAGGAGACCTGCCTTAAATCTGTAAACGTAAATGATGGTAAAGTTTACGGTCTTGTTTGCATGGATGAGATCGTAAGCTTTTTTTATTCAACAAGCTTTCAAGGCAGAGTATTCAATAAAAACAACGGGAGGAAACACTATGTCGCTATTGAAAGAAACATTATTAAAAATCGAGCCTGTGGATAAGGAAAAAATGTCACAAGCCAGAGAGCATGTAGATGGACTGCTAAAGCCGGTTGGAAGTTTGGGAGTTTTGGAAAACATAGCTATACAAATAGCTGGAATCAACCCAGATATCCTAGGAGGCGAGCTTAAAAAAGCTGTACTGGTATTTGCTGCTGACCATGGTATTTGCGAAGAGGATATAACCAGTGCTCCACAGCCTGTGACCGCCCTTATGACTCACTTTATAGCAGAAGGAAAAAGCGGGGTGGGGGTTATAGCAAAAAAAGCTGGTGCAGAGGTTTTTGTTACAGATGTAGGAGTGAATGCAGAGATTACGAATCCCAAAGTCAGGAATAAAAAAATAAGGTTGGGTACGGGGAATATGGCTAAGCAGGAAGCCATGACCAGATTGGAAGCTGAAAAAAGCTTCGAGATAGGCATAGAAACTGCTCTAGAAATGATCAAAAACGGATATAATATACTTGCAACAGGAGAAATGGGAATAGGAAACACAACTCCCAGTTCCGCGATATTTTCAGTTTTAGGGTCGTTGTCCCCAGAAGAAGTCACAGGCATCGGGGCCAACCTATCAGAAGAAAAACTGGTGAAAAAATCTAGTGTTATACGAGAAGCTATAGCATTGCACAATCCTGATCCAAAGGACCCACTGGATGTTCTTGCAAAAGTGGGCGGTCTGGAAATAGGGGCGATGGCAGGAGTCATGTTGGCCGGTGCAAGCATGAAGGTGCCCGTACTGATTGACGGCTTCATATCATCTGCAGCAGCTGCATTGGCAGTCGGACTCAATCCGGATGTTTATGATTATCTAATCTGTTCCCATAACTCGGCGGAAAAGGGTGCCAAGAAAGGACTGGAATTAATTGGGTTCAAACCCTTTCTTCATATGGACATGAGACTTGGTGAAGGCAGCGGTGCGGCACTGGCGTTCAATATAGTTGAAGCCGCACAGGGAATGTACAACGACATGGGTACATTTTCCCAAGCGGGAATCGACATTGTATGATATTCGACTGAAGCGATTGCAGCCTTTTTTTCATGGTTTCACGCAAGCAGGGTTATATACGACGCTAAAGATACTATTATTGCAAGTCGAAGTATGATAAAATATAGTCAAATGCGTGCAGGCTGAAATGAAAGGATTAGACAAATGAGATATAAAAAAGGCTTTGAGACAAAAGAAAACATCATAAGGGTTGCAAAAAAGATGTTTTATGAAATGGGATATACAAAATCAACGGTACAGAAAATTGCAGATAATGCTAATATTCCTTTGGGTTTGATACCTTATTACTTTAAGACCAAGGATAATATCGTCCTTGAAATTAATTCAAAGTTTTTCTTGGTTGTTTATGAATTTGTAAACAACAGACTCAATATCAAAAGAAATTCGTACCTTAAACTGTATATAGTGACATCGATATACTATGATTTGATACTAAGTGATACCCGAAACAGAAAGTTCTTTTATGAGGTATTAAGAAACAAGTCGAATTTCAGGTCTCTGAGCTTCAGTGTCGAAAGGATATACAAGATGATTGCCAAGGAGTTTGAACTCGATTATGACCAAAAGGATATAGACTGTATTATGATATCAGAGTTCGGAGCCAGAAGAGAGCTGCTTTTAAATTACTGCGAGGGAAACCTTGGCGTGGAATTAGAATATTTGCTAAAGAAGCTTTCTTCTCTTACCGGTAGACTTTTCGGCATCAATGGTGAGATAATTGACGATTATCATAATCAGTGCATGGAGTTTATGAAAGAACATGACTATAGTTATATAAAATTTTTAGCTTAAAAGTAACAGCCGCCCCATATATTCTTCGGGGCGGCTGATTTCATGACCGTTTATTTAAAGAAGTCCTTGCTTCGCCTATCATATAAAGGGAACCGACAAATAAGTAAGCTTCTTGAGAATCTGAGTTCAAAGCCAAAGCTGCGGCAGAATCGATGGATTCTAGTTCTTCGGCACTCATATTTAAATTCACCTTAATGTATTCCGCTAGCTCATGTGCGGGAAGCGCCCTTGGATTCACCGGCGTAACAGTAAAGAATTTCTTGGTAAATGGTGCGATTTCCTTAAGCATGGGACCGTAATCCTTATCTCCTAAAATCCCTATTACAACATTGATTTTTTTATTTAGATACCTAGTAAGAGTCTTAGTCAAAGCTTCAAACCCGTTTAGATTGTGAGCGCCGTCTATGATAGTCAGAGGGCTTTCGGTTATGCGCTCGAAGCGTCCGGGGAAAACTATGGAAGACATTGACTCTCTGATTGCATCTTTCGAAACAGCATATCCTTTTTCCGCCAGGATTTCTAGGGCAGTCAAAGCGGTTAAAGAATTAGTGACCTGGTGATCGCCAAGAAGGCTCAACTTAAATTCTAAATTTGAGAATATGCTGTTTTCTTTTGTATAAATAATAAATTGACCGTTTAAGTCAGCAGATTGCAGACTAATGTCAGATGCATTGGGCAGAATCAGGCAGGAGCCTGTTTTGTCCACCTTTTCTTTGACAACCTTCACGACTTCATCCCCTTGTGGATACAGCACTACTGTTGAGTTGTCTTTTATGATACCTGCTTTTTCAAATGCGATTTTTTCAAGGGTATCTCCAAGATACTGGGTGTGATCCATTCCTATTGAGGTTATGACCGAAACGACGGGTGTCGGGATTACATTCGTAGCATCGAAGCGGCCCCCCATGCCTACTTCAAGCACTACGATGTCTACATTTTCATTTGAGAAGTATTCGAATCCTATTGCAGTGACAAGTTCAAATTCCGAAGGTGAGGGATGACCTTCCGCCAACATTTGATCTACGGCAGATTTCACCTTGGATGTGACCTTTGCAAGTCTTTCTTTGGGTATCTGATTGCCGTCTATTTGAATTCTCTCAGTGAATTCCTCGAGATATGGAGATATGTATAGTCCGGTTTTGTAGCCGCTTTTTGTCAAAGCGTTGCTTATCATGTGGCTGGTTGATCCTTTGCCGTTGGTTCCAGCTATGTGAACGTATTTCAGATTCTTGTGGGGATCGCCTAAATATTTTAGCAAAAGAGTTATGTTGTCTAGACCCAGTTTGATGCCAAACATGTAAGTGCCATGGATATATTCAAGTGCCTGCTGATAGTTCATTGATGATGCTCCTTTCGGTTTTATGTATTCAATCTACGGGGTTCTCTACTGAATATGGTTTTATAAATTGCCATTTTGTTTCTGCTGTGATTATAGCTATGAATATGATTGCACATCCTAAAATCATCTTGGGGGAGAATGCATCTCCAAGAAGAAGAATAGCCATGAAGCTTCCGAAAAAAGACTCCAATGAAAGCAGGACAGCAGCATGGGTGGAGCTTGTGTGCTTTTGAGCTGTGTTTTGAAGCAAAAAAGCTAAAAAAGTACTAAAA encodes:
- a CDS encoding amidohydrolase family protein; amino-acid sequence: MFIETHMHLTLDGIDSKKYRNSLNIDSKTTENMLRKVFESYKSRGIFAIRDGGDNLGLYELARSVADEEGLIYRTPIYGIYKKGYYGSMIGKPVEGLDEINKHLDDLAFKKADFIKIVLSGMISFKEYGKVGGVGFNKNEFEYLVKKAQDLSLPVMVHANSFQGVQMAAEAGVDTIEHGYYLSDENLCAMKEKNIIWVPTLAPLGNILYSNDKRYKKEKNVIRRIFEQQCKMIKSGYDMGVKIAVGSDAGSYRVYHGSGFFDELIYLNKSGIGKEELMRIAYKNGVSALRISQKEIGAAEDRIIDES
- a CDS encoding bifunctional folylpolyglutamate synthase/dihydrofolate synthase, which produces MNYQQALEYIHGTYMFGIKLGLDNITLLLKYLGDPHKNLKYVHIAGTNGKGSTSHMISNALTKSGYKTGLYISPYLEEFTERIQIDGNQIPKERLAKVTSKVKSAVDQMLAEGHPSPSEFELVTAIGFEYFSNENVDIVVLEVGMGGRFDATNVIPTPVVSVITSIGMDHTQYLGDTLEKIAFEKAGIIKDNSTVVLYPQGDEVVKVVKEKVDKTGSCLILPNASDISLQSADLNGQFIIYTKENSIFSNLEFKLSLLGDHQVTNSLTALTALEILAEKGYAVSKDAIRESMSSIVFPGRFERITESPLTIIDGAHNLNGFEALTKTLTRYLNKKINVVIGILGDKDYGPMLKEIAPFTKKFFTVTPVNPRALPAHELAEYIKVNLNMSAEELESIDSAAALALNSDSQEAYLFVGSLYMIGEARTSLNKRS
- a CDS encoding methyltetrahydrofolate cobalamin methyltransferase, encoding MIIIGEKINGAIPVVKKAIEERDAEFIRERAVKQAEAGADFIDVCASTAPDKEVETLKWLIEIVQGAVDTPVCIDSPNPMFIKEVLPIINKPGMINSVNLEKVEGSDKDKCDVIFPLMKDNEWQVIALTCDSVNGTPRDVPTRVEISKKIIEKAAGYGITPDRIHIDPLVMALSTDNNSLLNFVKAMKEVKAIYPTVKFTSGLSNISFGMPSRKIINQNFMTLAIYEGMDSAIMDPLNKEIMGAIYATEALLGRDRHTRKYNTAVRKGRI
- a CDS encoding cyclodeaminase/cyclohydrolase family protein; translated protein: MIDYSCVRFMDELASKNAVPGGGGAAALSGAMGTALAGMVCNLTTGKKKYAQYEEDIQRIMKEADRIQRALLEMVDLDAENFLPLSKAYGLPKETEEEKKHKEEIMEKCLVQACSVPVEIVKKCYEAILLHEELVDKGSMLAISDVGVGVQCLRSGIISAWLNVQININSIKNQEYVSKVENEVKPLLSKGIEICDDVYSKVDKKLAK
- a CDS encoding TetR/AcrR family transcriptional regulator, which translates into the protein MRYKKGFETKENIIRVAKKMFYEMGYTKSTVQKIADNANIPLGLIPYYFKTKDNIVLEINSKFFLVVYEFVNNRLNIKRNSYLKLYIVTSIYYDLILSDTRNRKFFYEVLRNKSNFRSLSFSVERIYKMIAKEFELDYDQKDIDCIMISEFGARRELLLNYCEGNLGVELEYLLKKLSSLTGRLFGINGEIIDDYHNQCMEFMKEHDYSYIKFLA
- a CDS encoding TIM barrel protein — translated: MKVLLNMVNHKSKLDWFKCDWTDFADFLEEQRMHGSELIFHDDYDTEKIPKEIAVGMHLKYWPTWLDFWRGDALSLESQFMGMDNAELYYGGSSPDAIIDQYKREFDTAKKLEVDYAVFHVSHVEVEHAFTWDFTYSDEEVLDCAAELVNRAAGEKYLGFDLLFENLWWPGLNFKNPDSTLEFIDKIKYPQKGFMLDIGHLMITNPDLKTLDQACDYIQNMLERNKVVLKMIKGIHLNQSLTGDYLKQSVESKLNVIRSADSYWDVLNLAREHIGNIDTHLPFINPRINEILELIDPKYLVYEFLPKDKSELKNMIKIQNKVLGR
- a CDS encoding sugar phosphate isomerase/epimerase family protein, whose translation is MEKSIFSWFGFFMPIKRRLELIKKVGFDGVSLWWEDEISPEIVKKEDMPRMAVDNGLFVEYIHAPYSDVNNLWTRDEKAREKTLERYFGYVEDCHKHGIGTLVMHCSDKENIGLDIDAGIKSFQDLAENAKSGDVKIAVENTRDASLVDMLLEELKLPNLGLCYDSSHDWLTGQTKGQLFDKWAERTFTTHLSDNDELKDRHWLPGDGHVDWKLLRGIYSKSNLRSLSIEVTGSCEPFENPEDFLSAAYERLERIAGGL
- a CDS encoding bifunctional 5,10-methylenetetrahydrofolate dehydrogenase/5,10-methenyltetrahydrofolate cyclohydrolase — its product is MSELLSGKLVAESIKEETVRAVEELKKRGVEPKLKIIRVGENPSDLSYERGALKRMAGCDIKTEVLELDQGISQDDFIAELELVNKDDSVHGILIFRPLPKHIDENVVKYVVAPEKDVDCFSPINVAKVMEGDRSGFAPCTPSAVMEILGHYNIDLNGANTVVLGRSMVVGKPVSMLLLKENATVTICHSKTKDLSKVAAAADILIVGIGRAKMVNSQYVKEGAIVLDVGINVDENGKLCGDVDFEDCKNKAGMITPVPGGVGSVTTSVLAKHVIKACKLQIG
- the cobT gene encoding nicotinate-nucleotide--dimethylbenzimidazole phosphoribosyltransferase codes for the protein MSLLKETLLKIEPVDKEKMSQAREHVDGLLKPVGSLGVLENIAIQIAGINPDILGGELKKAVLVFAADHGICEEDITSAPQPVTALMTHFIAEGKSGVGVIAKKAGAEVFVTDVGVNAEITNPKVRNKKIRLGTGNMAKQEAMTRLEAEKSFEIGIETALEMIKNGYNILATGEMGIGNTTPSSAIFSVLGSLSPEEVTGIGANLSEEKLVKKSSVIREAIALHNPDPKDPLDVLAKVGGLEIGAMAGVMLAGASMKVPVLIDGFISSAAAALAVGLNPDVYDYLICSHNSAEKGAKKGLELIGFKPFLHMDMRLGEGSGAALAFNIVEAAQGMYNDMGTFSQAGIDIV
- a CDS encoding formate--tetrahydrofolate ligase encodes the protein MGFKSDIEIAQEAAPKDIREIAAKLGLNEENLDLYGKYKAKVDINLLQEKSDKRAKLILTTAINPTPAGEGKTTTTIGAADALSRLGKNVLVALREPSLGPVFGVKGGAAGGGYAQVVPMEDINLHFTGDFHAIGAANNLLAAMLDNHVFQGNNLDIDVRRVVWRRAVDMNDRQLRNIVNGLGGKAQGMPREDGFDITVASEIMAIFCLSSDIINLKNRCAKIIVAYNRKGEPVTAGDLNAQGAMAALLKDALKPNLVQTLEGNPAFIHGGPFANIAHGCNSVLATKFAMKYADYVVTEAGFGADLGAEKFINIKCRMTDIKPDAVIIVATVKALKYNGGVAKTDLQEENLVALEKGLPNLLKHVENITQVFKLPAVVAINRFPTDTEAELKLVEDRCRELGVNVALSEVWGKGGAGGEALAKELIRLTQTESDMEFAYDEEDSIKDKIRKVAQKIYGADDVSFTGKAEKEIANFEKLGFGKMPICMAKTQYSLTDDQTILGRPKGFTITVRDLTVSAGAGFIVVLTGDVMKMPGLPKVPSAEKIDVDENGVISGLF